From the genome of Lutzomyia longipalpis isolate SR_M1_2022 chromosome 2, ASM2433408v1, one region includes:
- the LOC129791269 gene encoding uncharacterized protein LOC129791269 yields the protein MTASSGKQLPSKTFNEKSASTSSEAASMLRTAIYTIVDVIVFLLVSLGYCIQDWYFIIFGMPKKSLKGEIALVTGGGGGLGRLLALRLVRNGASVVLWDINPDGLDETTKLVQSIGGHCKSYVVDISRREEVYKAADQVRNEIGDITILINNAGVVSGRVLLDTPDHLIERSFNVNVIAHFWTAKAFLPAMLKNNHGHIVTIASLAGQVGISKLVDYCSSKFAAVGFDEAIRLELESLRVKGVHTTCICPYFIQATGMFDDVYSRWVPTLKSEDVADRIIAAIRRNEKLAIVPSYLRFMLALKWIFPWGCTAGFLKRLVPDASPQHSLHSTESMSAVNNNSSGKSELTSNGTSQMGNNNEGKTVQTSPFLVHRVSTGERVHVSCSWCRDRNYDMRKVRCMIKSDLIASGCREEFILSNGENEVNYIKNDDHVDFTKSNPDAIQIQPQHIKLKLQKQRTQTIKMTYKPALNYPLDLYYLMDLTVSMRDDKDTLVSMGGSLAKALYELTQNYRLGFGSFADKPKMPFVFPNEKYTENPCAPEKDVCEPLYGFRHRLNFTTNIESFVQKVNSSDVTGNVDNLEGGLDALMQILVCGEKIGWQERARKIIVFASDGQMHFAGDGLLAGIVEKHDKLCHLSDDGEYLASTQIDYPSLEEIYRTLMKEKVSVIFAVTRDVHSHYDQIHNLLHGMSSVGTLMMDSSNILELVGNGYKEFVKQVEFFDNAPPYIRVDYETTCGGYYKYPKAQRRCDNVETNKMYEFYINITLLDEPKDGRTKDTIRIEESHITDESLVLDIEIEDVCECLTEEIGEPNSPLCNMKGEMKCGMCICEAGWAGSQCDCELSNFDSYKALENNCRIPIRDSRTNETSYGAICSDNGQCICGECYCNAGIDGKYCDCQACPLNRGKECSDHGTCDCGVCKCFAEYSGDKCQCPSNSVCNAPNTGIECSGKGKCDCGRCVCNPGSMGKFCEGESPEESSLCLFYEECVLCLINRRQGEICNNVKDLCSSQDGREYHNEFVQTSPDNEIRCVVTTKEKSNPNVTCRHEFAYDNTIDGETFLQIYMKNCKPVNTAYLSVMVALATIVAGLLGIIANVVVINDLHAGASNSSMELSTSVKVKKIWDAEGRKILAFTLNAPTLHADGKELFTLPKSVDEGFLLEFAEEGTNIYLLESDTVSMRNLKRGIASVFQFFPESGSKTEIDIAGECSISYDEISDRIFVKRKIKCATNHKNIHQRKETPLGIITPNARNTEYTLDVGGSIEKIENVEFFRISLAGNRDIGATVDSRLSLKLNAQKDDEESKKISSFDGNIKGQLVDILGATQTITSHNAVKKALDFFKAENFPYVERYLQSLAVGSRPKSEVIEDLLEVLKRDTHENVKLTQTLVQTISSMANNFVALSVENSKTQIFQNVLNYFRGIIEKTSKTERKIIFLRGFINFKSQETIPFLLDFVLKGTKSVSTVSMKALVAMPREYFSMEHVYQFENIYHQKIKKFDSSIRTMAAEILLDPLFYTTSIRDMINALKLPGDSYEVKQYFMQRLRMECEMSKEFRAYVYGIIQQDPTLNNYNIFATRGLSTALSRQFLAAPSFNSSLVSVQEIDQGILKRGIVDMLLETETSKFSYFTIGLFADGLTSFLGSSDSDKEDPQEEATETTAGMELIVQGNYLRPLEFFRGQGELMGHVWSGTASELTPAYQATTLLHDHNDAIWLQNGLSVTIDLLGAMSINLNGQVTISIWYRSAKSRVLQEIGLAVYGRVSVINDYVKMANEFVMQQEPKLDLVSDIDFSGNPILCMQLSQPNSEVKLTHTKTLDIEGLQKKFKNEARTNIYQNLYAQEISWKLVLCKKDLKKVILLHIVEELPRTGLPKKISFNKMEPRAKVAHQRNNTDWTIPGQNINRNVAAKGYPKQRYSPYYGKNPSPAVTQQQLLLASGKNSIDVGNRTLPPIPLDADTKSSSVTLQISNLDSSFSETMLWNYLISMLKPITPVISLKFDSHSCAKVTVPSDHFAKLVISHLHRKKVGHKRILVSYNRDISSHEYSTLCCQVGCLLKDIPNHSLPLYKFRELFQSRFKITINQLELYKMKDLCTIGFNESGDKCITLNSNYVHKLSENPLMNTSLQHSVPYCRIHFQQEQQFKGWAEMEIEPLPNVMLTLNQMSVILQSLLKSHRGDIPIASLLYCIRCCLDFPIFPNENGVNFEHLICCIPGTQICSNAFGIRILTWQEINEYSMIENSSPPLATDPLHQISKEVIELLKVTPKATLQFNKFIPAYHNHFGKQCRVADYGYTRLIDLFEALSNVVQVMGEGESRLITLTHRTQIRRFTADLYKVLRCQVNKSILLSQLPEVFSQAQNRPFDITDYGVCCITDILDGLRSNNTVVIQDVSDDGDMLISIPKRKQTVAEIENTCVFAGEVVELCRNASQYSILFQKFVRYYHYHFGFQCRLSDYGFLKLADLLEAITGVIELEFTNYEQKRIYLAPKVAQRVFVEQLYQIIQSYTGNSCTPMKLTNLLRYHKDKFGYQIIPQTLGFAKMEEAVYSLPYLEVIDKQGLLWVLCHYGSQTFNTLCYVACSVFIEARTDRMILGDFKKILQERNVPVADSKILAMSQILEVGVVNGLKMIFLSPTIKFLFSVIDVLDKRFCLSIVDLKTLLNLTLTSCFQFGYPNLSTMLTAYPDIFILSPSTNICDRCTVKLNENFVLFKYNLNDYLQSIKNSPPVQISSPPNEMLPPPRNCSGIPPPPGLGFPSNLKTLNKGSSSSYGHLTSTPYQQQQLGNMESHRKLYERRNAPDSLVYGMNSLSHLASLFYEPPKPDTPSTTAKMPFWVDPVWRYQTSPPIECLNIQLPELSTVNVFPIVLSPFSIRDKYSVDDAKQQKSPKNPKHITNSSKSDYN from the exons atgaccGCTAGTAGCGGAAAACAGTTACCATCTAaaactttcaatgaaaaatcagcATCAACGTCATCAGAGGCTGCCAGTATGCTGAGAACGGCTATTTATACAATTGTCGACGTTATCGTCTTCCTTCTTGTCTCACTGGGATATTGCATTcag GATTGGTACTTTATAATATTTGGTATGCCAAAAAAGAGTCTCAAAGGTGAGATAGCTCTGGTGActggaggaggaggaggactTGGAAGACTGCTAGCTTTAAGACTTGTACGGAATGGTGCTTCAGTTGTACTTTGGGATATAAATCCAGACG GTTTAGATGAAACTACAAAACTCGTACAGTCAATAGGAGGTCACTGCAAGAGTTATGTTGTGGATATCTCAAGAAGGGAAGAAGTGTACAAAGCAGCTGATCAAGTGCGAAATGAAATTGGTGAT aTTACAATACTCATCAATAATGCCGGTGTGGTGTCTGGTCGAGTACTCTTGGATACTCCTGATCACCTAATCGAACGATCCTTCAACGTAAACGTAATTGCGCATTTTTGG aCTGCAAAAGCGTTTCTTCCTGCAATGCTTAAAAATAATCATGGGCATATTGTGACGATTGCATCTCTAGCTGGACAAGTGGGAATTTCCAAACTTGTTGACTATTGCTCGAGCAAATTTGCCGCAGTTGGTTTTGACGAAGCCATCCGGTTGGAATTGGAATCACTGCGTGTTAAAGGAGTTCACACAACTTGTATATGTCCATACTTTATTCAAGCAACAGGAATGTTTGATGATGTCTACTCTAG ATGGGTACCAACATTAAAATCAGAAGACGTAGCTGACAGAATAATTGCGGCCATTAGGAGGAATGAGAAATTAGCTATTGTGCCTTCCTATCTGAGATTTATGCTGGCTCTAAAATG gatttttcCATGGGGATGTACAGCAGGATTCCTAAAGCGACTCGTACCAGATGCATCACCTCAGCATAGTCTTCATTCGACTGAATCCATGTCGGCcgtaaataataattcatctggaaaaagtgaattaacCAGCAATGGTACCAGCCAAATGGGTAATAATAATGAAGGGAAGACAGTTCAAACATCACCTTTTCTAGTTCATAGAGTCTCAACGGGTGAAAGggttc ATGTATCCTGTTCGTGGTGTAGAGATCGCAATTATGATATGCGCAAGGTGCGGTGTATGATAAAAAGTGATCTAATTGCATCGGGATGTCGTGAGGAATTCATTCTGTCCAATGGGGAAAATGAAGTGAATTACATAAAGAATGACGATCACGTTGATTTTACAAAATCCAACCCTGATGCTATCCAAATTCAGCCGCAAcatatcaaattgaaattgcaaaagc AGCGCACTCAAACGATTAAAATGACTTACAAGCCAGCACTGAATTATCCACTGGACTTATACTACTTGATGGACTTGACTGTATCCATGCGTGATGATAAGGATACGCTCGTTAGTATGGGAGGAAGCTTAGCGAAAGCTCTCTACGAATTAACGCAAAACTACAGGCTAGGATTTGGGAGTTTTGCCGATAAACCCAAAATGCCATTTGTCTTTCCCAATGAGAAGTATACGGAGAATCCTTGTGCCCCAGAGAAGGACGTATGTGAACCACTCTACGGGTTTCGACATCGTCTCAATTTCACGACAAATATTGAGAGTTTTGTGCAGAAGGTCAATTCAAGTGATGTCACCGGCAACGTGGACAATCTCGAAGGTGGTCTCGATGCACTCATGCAGATTTTAGTTTGTGGCGAGAAAATTGGATGGCAAGAGCgggcgaggaaaattattGTCTTTGCATCTGATGGACAAATGCATTTTGCCGGTGATGGCTTGTTGGCGGGAATTGTGGAGAAGCACGATAAATTGTGCCATTTAAGCGACGATGGAGAATACTTGGCATCCACGCAAATTGACTACCCTTCACTCGAGGAGATCTACAGAACGCTCATGAAGGAGAAGGTTAGCGTGATATTTGCAGTGACACGAGATGTCCATAGTCATTATGATCAGATTCACAATCTCCTGCATGGGATGTCCAGCGTTGGTACACTGATGATGGattcatcaaatattttgGAGCTTGTAGGGAATGGATACAAGGAATTTGTGAAGCAAGTAGAATTCTTCGACAATGCTCCACCGTATATTCGTGTGGATTACGAGACTACCTGCGGTGGCTACTACAAATACCCAAAAGCACAGAGACGATGCGACAATGTAGAAACCAATAAAATGTATGAATTTTACATCAATATCACTTTACTTGATGAGCCAAAGGATGGTAGGACGAAGGATACCATTCGGATTGAAGAGTCCCACATCACGGATGAATCCTTAGTGCTGGATATTGAGATTGAGGATGTTTGCGAGTGTCTTACGGAAGAGATTGGTGAACCTAATAGCCCGTTGTGCAATATGAAAGGAGAGATGAAATGTGGCATGTGCATCTGTGAAGCAGGATGGGCTGGTTCACAATGTGATTGTGAGCTATCCAATTTCGACAGCTACAAAGCCTTAGAGAACAACTGTCGAATACCAATAAGAGATTCTAGGACTAATGAGACATCCTACGGAGCTATATGCTCAGATAATGGGCAATGCATATGCGGAGAATGCTACTGCAATGCTGGAATAGATGGAAAGTATTGTGATTGCCAAGCTTGTCCACT AAATAGAGGCAAAGAGTGCTCAGATCATGGTACTTGTGACTGCGGAGTATGCAAATGCTTTGCCGAATACAGCGGAGATAAATGTCAATGCCCATCAAATTCTGTCTGCAATGCCCCAAACACAGGTATTGAGTGCTCGGGCAAAGGTAAATGTGATTGCGGTCGATGTGTCTGTAATCCAGGatcaatgggaaaattctgCGAAGGTGAAAGTCCCGAAGAATCATCTCTCTGTTTATTCTACGAAGAATGCGTGCTATGCCTTATAAATCGCAGACAAGGAGAAATTTGTAATAATGTCAAAGATCTCTGCTCGTCCCAAGATGGTCGAGAGTATCACAATGAATTTGTTCAGACATCCCCAGATAATGAGATTCGATGCGTTGTGacgacaaaagaaaaatcaaatccAAATGTAACATGTCGACATGAATTTGCCTACGACAATACCATTGATggtgaaacatttttacaaatctatatgaaaaattgcaaaccCGTAAATACGGCCTATTTATCCGTAATGGTAGCTCTTGCGACAATTGTTGCTGGGTTATTGGGAATAATTGC TAATGTTGTTGTTATAAATGATCTTCATGCTGGTGCCAGTAATTCCTCAATGGAGCTTTCAACAAGTgtaaaagtgaagaaaatctgGGATgcagaaggaagaaaaattcttgcttTTACCCTCAATGCACCAACACTCCATGCAGATGGCAAGGAGTTGTTTACACTACCAAAGTCAGTAGATGAGGGATTTCTTTTGGAATTCGCGGAAGAAGGAACAAATATTTATCTACTGGAATCCGATACAGTGtcaatgagaaatttaaaaagaggCATTGCTTCGGTGTTTCAATTCTTCCCAGAAAGTGGCTCAAAAACAGAAATTGATATCGCTGGTGAATGCTCCATTTCATACGATGAGATAAGTGATAGAATATTTGTGAAGAGGAAGATTAAATGTGCAacaaatcacaaaaatattcaccaaaGAAAGGAAACTCCTCTTGGAATTATCACACCAAATGCAAGAAACACGGAATACACCCTCGATGTGGGAGGATCTAttgaaaaaatcgaaaatgttgaatttttccggATTTCTCTAGCTGGAAATAGAGACATTGGGGCCACCGTTGATTCACGTCTATCACTGAAATTAAATGCTCAGAAAGATGATGAAGaatccaagaaaatttcctccttCGATGGT AATATTAAAGGGCAACTGGTGGATATTTTGGGAGCTACACAGACCATCACATCTCACAATGCCGTGAAGAAAGCTCTGGATTTCTTTAAAGCAGAAAATTTCCCTTATGTTGAACGCTACCTTCAATCTCTAGCAGTTGGAAGTAGACCAAAATCCGAAGTTATTGAGGATCTACTGGAAGTCCTCAAAAGGGACACCcatgaaaatgtcaaattaacCCAAACTCTTGTTCAGACAATTTCATCAATGGCAAATAATTTTGTTGCTctctctgtggaaaattcaaaaacacaAATCTTCCAAAATGTTCTCAATTATTTCAGAGGAATCATTGAGAAAACATCCAAGACTGAGCGGAAAATTATATTCCTTCGTGGATTTATAAATTTCAAGTCACAAGAAACTATACCATTCCTACTGGATTTCGTCCTCAAGGGTACTAAATCAGTGTCGACTGTTTCAATGAAAGCCCTTGTGGCTATGCCCAGGGAATATTTCAGCATGGAGCATGTGtatcaatttgaaaatatttatcatcaaaaaattaagaaattcgaCTCGAGCATAAGAACAATGGCAGCAGAAATCCTTCTTGATCCACTCTTTTACACAACATCAATCAGAGATATGATAAATGCATTGAAATTACCAGGAGATTCATACGAAGTTAAGCAATATTTCATGCAGAGGCTGCGGATGGAATGTGAAATGAGCAAGGAGTTCCGTGCATATGTCTATGGAATTATTCAGCAGGATCCAACACTCaataattacaatatttttgcaacaaGAGGACTATCAACTGCTCTCTCACGCCAATTTCTTGCAGCACCGTCTTTCAATAGTAGCCTAGTTAGTGTGCAAGAAATTGATCAGGGGATCTTGAAACGGGGCATCGTTGATATGTTACTGGAGACGGAAACAAGTAAATTCAGCTACTTCACAATTGGACTGTTTGCTGATGGATTGACTTCATTCCTTGGAAGTTCCGATTCGGATAAGGAGGATCCTCAAGAGGAAGCTACCGAAACAACAGCTGGAATGGAACTCATAGTTCAAG gaaACTACTTGAGACCTCTTGAATTTTTCCGTGGCCAAGGAGAATTGATGGGTCACGTGTGGAGTGGAACAGCCTCAGAATTGACTCCTGCTTATCAAGCAACAACCCTCCTTCATGATCACAACGATGCAATTTGGCTTCAGAATGGGCTATCAGTGACCATTGATCTCTTGGGTGCAATGTCGATAAACTTGAATGGTCAAGTAACCATTAGTATTTGGTATCGAAGTGCAAAATCTCGTGTTTTGCAAGAAATTGGCCTGGCTGTCTATGGACGAGTGTCTGTTATCAATGACTACGTGAAGATGGCAAATGAATTTGTAATGCAACAAGAACCTAAACTTGATCTAGTCTCAGACATTGATTTCTCAGGCAATCCCATATTATGTATGCAACTAAGTCAACCTAATTCCGAAGTCAA ATTAACCCACACGAAGACTCTGGACATCGAGGGGCTTCAGAAGAAGTTTAAGAATGAAGCACGGACGAA tatttatcaaaatttatatGCTCAAGAAATATCGTGGAAGTTAGTTTTATGCAAAAAGGATCTAAAGAAGGTGATATTGTTACATATAGTAGAGGAACTTCCAAGGACAGGG ttgcccaaaaaaatttctttcaacaaaATGGAACCACGAGCAAAAGTTGCGCATCAGCGCAACAATACAGATTGGACGATTCCTGGGCAGAATATAAATCGTAATGTGGCTGCTAAAGGATACCCCAAACAGCGATATTCCCCATACTATGGGAAGAACCCCAGCCCAGCCGTGACGCAGCAGCAACTTCTTTTGGCATCCGGGAAGAATAGTATTGATGTGGGAAATCGCACCTTACCCCCAATCCCATTGGATGCTGACACAAAATCCTCCTCAGTTACCCTCCAAATAAGTAATCTGGATTCATCATTTAGCGAAACTATGCTGTGGAATTACCTCATTTCAATGCTAAAACCCATAACCCCGGTGATCTCTCTCAAATTCGATTCGCACTCTTGTGCCAAGGTAACGGTGCCTTCGGATCACTTTGCAAAATTAGTCATTTCCCACTTACATCGCAAAAAGGTGGGCCACAAAAGAATCCTCGTTTCATACAACCGAGATATCTCATCGCACGAATACTCAACCCTTTGCTGCCAAGTTGGGTGTCTTCTCAAGGATATTCCCAATCATTCCTTGCCACTGTATAAATTTCGCGAACTCTTTCAGTCACGCTTTAAGATAACAATCAATCAATTGGAGCTGTACAAGATGAAGGATCTCTGTACGATTGGCTTCAATGAAAGTGGCGATAAGTGCATCACACTCAATTCCAACTATGTCCACAAACTCTCTGAGAATCCACTCATGAATACAAGTCTCCAGCATAGTGTACCCTACTGCAGGATTCACTTTCAGCAGGAGCAGCAATTTAAGGGATGGGCAGAAATGGAGATTGAACCACTACCCAATGTTATGCTAACCCTCAATCAAATGAGCGTCATACTGCAATCACTCCTCAAGAGTCATCGTGGTGATATTCCCATTGCCTCACTGCTGTACTGCATCCGATGTTGCCTggattttccaatatttcccAATGAAAATGGCGTTAATTTCGAACACTTGATCTGCTGTATCCCTGGCACACAAATCTGCAGCAATGCCTTTGGGATTCGCATTCTAACATGGCAGGAAATTAATGAATACTCcatgattgaaaattcatccccACCACTCGCAACTGATCCACTCCATCAGATCTCAAAGGAAGTCATCGAATTGCTCAAAGTCACCCCCAAGGCTACACTGCAGTTCAACAAATTCATCCCTGCGTACCACAATCACTTTGGCAAGCAATGCCGCGTTGCAGATTATGGGTACACGCGCCTAATTGATCTCTTTGAAGCCCTCTCAAATGTTGTTCAGGTGATGGGAGAGGGTGAAAGTCGATTGATCACACTCACGCATCGTACGCAAATTCGTCGTTTCACCGCAGATCTCTACAAAGTTCTCAGGTGTCAGGTGAATAAATCCATTTTGCTCTCACAACTTCCGGAGGTGTTCAGCCAAGCCCAGAATCGTCCGTTTGACATCACAGATTACGGAGTATGCTGCATCACGGATATTCTTGATGGTTTGCGATCCAACAACACAGTGGTCATTCAGGATGTTTCAGATGATGGTGATATGCTCATTTCCATTCCAAagag GAAACAAACTGTAGCGGAAATAGAAAATACCTGCGTCTTTGCGGGGGAGGTAGTTGAATTGTGCCGAAATGCATCGcaatattcaatattattcCAAAAATTCGTCCGATACTACCACTACCATTTTGGCTTTCAATGTCGCCTCAGTGACTACGGATTCCTCAAGTTGGCTGACCTCCTTGAAGCAATAACTGGAGTGATTGAGCTTGAATTCACCAATTATGagcaaaagagaatttatctAGCTCCCAAAGTAGCTCAACGTGTCTTTGTGGAGCAGCTCtatcaaataattcagtcaTACACTGGAAATTCCTGCACACCGATGAAGCTAACTAACCTTCTGCGATATCACAAAGATAAATTTGGCTACCAAATTATTCCACAAACTTTGGGATTTGCAAAAATGGAGGAAGCTGTATACAGTCTACCTTATTTGGAAGTGATTGATAAGCAAGGACTTCTCTGGGTTCTTTGTCACTACGGCAGTCAAACATTCAACACATTGTGCTACGTTGCTTGTTCTGTATTCATTGAAGCCCGCACGGATCGAATgattttgggggattttaagaaaatcctaCAGGAAAGAAATGTCCCAGTTGCAGACTCAAAAATCCTTGCAATGAGTCAAATACTGGAG GTGGGAGTCGTTAATggattgaaaatgatttttttgagtcCTACAATAAAGTTCCTATTCTCTGTGATTGATGTTCTGGACAAACGATTCTGCCTCTCTATAGTGGATCTCAAAACGCTATTGAATCTGACCCTTACAAGCTGTTTTCAATTTG GATACCCAAATTTATCTACAATGCTCACAGCATATCCAGACATATTTATCCTATCACCATCGACCAATATCTGTGATCGTTGCACTGTGaaattgaatgagaattttgttctttttaagTACAACTTGAATGACTATCTGCAATCCATCAAGAATAGTCCTCCAGTTCAAATATCCTCTCCGCCAAATGAGATGCTACCACCTCCCAGGAATTGTTCCGGTATCCCACCTCCACCAGGTTTAGGATTTCCCTCCAACCTTAAGACACTCAACAAAGGAAGTTCATCGTCGTATGGACATTTAACTTCAACTCCCTACCAACAGCAGCAACTGGGCAACATGGAATCACATCGTAAACTCTACGAACGGCGCAATGCCCCAGATTCGCTCGTGTATGGCATGAATTCTCTGAGTCATCTTGCATCCCTCTTTTATGAACCACCGAAGCCAGATACGCCATCAACTACGGCCAAAATGCCTTTTTGGGTTGATCCCGTTTGGCGCTATCAGACATCCCCGCCAATTGAGTGCCTCAACATCCAACTACCAGAACTCAGTACTGTTAACGTCTTCCCAATTGTTCTATCCCCTTTCAGTATTCGCGATAAATATTCGGTGGATGATGCTAAGCAgcaaaaatcaccaaaaaatcccaaacaTATAACTAATTCCTCCAAATCCGACTATAACTAA
- the LOC129790164 gene encoding integrin beta-nu, whose translation MKFLLILCIFLIFIEFSFGGSSICVSQNDCNGCLYADVSCSWCRDRNYDMRKVRCMIKSDLIASGCREEFILSNGENEVNYIKNDDHVDFTKSNPDAIQIQPQHIKLKLQKQRTQTIKMTYKPALNYPLDLYYLMDLTVSMRDDKDTLVSMGGSLAKALYELTQNYRLGFGSFADKPKMPFVFPNEKYTENPCAPEKDVCEPLYGFRHRLNFTTNIESFVQKVNSSDVTGNVDNLEGGLDALMQILVCGEKIGWQERARKIIVFASDGQMHFAGDGLLAGIVEKHDKLCHLSDDGEYLASTQIDYPSLEEIYRTLMKEKVSVIFAVTRDVHSHYDQIHNLLHGMSSVGTLMMDSSNILELVGNGYKEFVKQVEFFDNAPPYIRVDYETTCGGYYKYPKAQRRCDNVETNKMYEFYINITLLDEPKDGRTKDTIRIEESHITDESLVLDIEIEDVCECLTEEIGEPNSPLCNMKGEMKCGMCICEAGWAGSQCDCELSNFDSYKALENNCRIPIRDSRTNETSYGAICSDNGQCICGECYCNAGIDGKYCDCQACPLNRGKECSDHGTCDCGVCKCFAEYSGDKCQCPSNSVCNAPNTGIECSGKGKCDCGRCVCNPGSMGKFCEGESPEESSLCLFYEECVLCLINRRQGEICNNVKDLCSSQDGREYHNEFVQTSPDNEIRCVVTTKEKSNPNVTCRHEFAYDNTIDGETFLQIYMKNCKPVNTAYLSVMVALATIVAGLLGIIAYKCHNIMQDRREWAKFEEERQQTEYHELNRIYKNPITKFEVPDEYRQSIPDPSFEVLDSPTRTSL comes from the exons atgaaatttcttctaattctctgcattttcctaattttcattgaattttcctttggcGGTAGTTCCATTTGTGTCTCCCAAAATGATTGTAATGGTTGCCTCTATGCAGATGTATCCTGTTCGTGGTGTAGAGATCGCAATTATGATATGCGCAAGGTGCGGTGTATGATAAAAAGTGATCTAATTGCATCGGGATGTCGTGAGGAATTCATTCTGTCCAATGGGGAAAATGAAGTGAATTACATAAAGAATGACGATCACGTTGATTTTACAAAATCCAACCCTGATGCTATCCAAATTCAGCCGCAAcatatcaaattgaaattgcaaaagc AGCGCACTCAAACGATTAAAATGACTTACAAGCCAGCACTGAATTATCCACTGGACTTATACTACTTGATGGACTTGACTGTATCCATGCGTGATGATAAGGATACGCTCGTTAGTATGGGAGGAAGCTTAGCGAAAGCTCTCTACGAATTAACGCAAAACTACAGGCTAGGATTTGGGAGTTTTGCCGATAAACCCAAAATGCCATTTGTCTTTCCCAATGAGAAGTATACGGAGAATCCTTGTGCCCCAGAGAAGGACGTATGTGAACCACTCTACGGGTTTCGACATCGTCTCAATTTCACGACAAATATTGAGAGTTTTGTGCAGAAGGTCAATTCAAGTGATGTCACCGGCAACGTGGACAATCTCGAAGGTGGTCTCGATGCACTCATGCAGATTTTAGTTTGTGGCGAGAAAATTGGATGGCAAGAGCgggcgaggaaaattattGTCTTTGCATCTGATGGACAAATGCATTTTGCCGGTGATGGCTTGTTGGCGGGAATTGTGGAGAAGCACGATAAATTGTGCCATTTAAGCGACGATGGAGAATACTTGGCATCCACGCAAATTGACTACCCTTCACTCGAGGAGATCTACAGAACGCTCATGAAGGAGAAGGTTAGCGTGATATTTGCAGTGACACGAGATGTCCATAGTCATTATGATCAGATTCACAATCTCCTGCATGGGATGTCCAGCGTTGGTACACTGATGATGGattcatcaaatattttgGAGCTTGTAGGGAATGGATACAAGGAATTTGTGAAGCAAGTAGAATTCTTCGACAATGCTCCACCGTATATTCGTGTGGATTACGAGACTACCTGCGGTGGCTACTACAAATACCCAAAAGCACAGAGACGATGCGACAATGTAGAAACCAATAAAATGTATGAATTTTACATCAATATCACTTTACTTGATGAGCCAAAGGATGGTAGGACGAAGGATACCATTCGGATTGAAGAGTCCCACATCACGGATGAATCCTTAGTGCTGGATATTGAGATTGAGGATGTTTGCGAGTGTCTTACGGAAGAGATTGGTGAACCTAATAGCCCGTTGTGCAATATGAAAGGAGAGATGAAATGTGGCATGTGCATCTGTGAAGCAGGATGGGCTGGTTCACAATGTGATTGTGAGCTATCCAATTTCGACAGCTACAAAGCCTTAGAGAACAACTGTCGAATACCAATAAGAGATTCTAGGACTAATGAGACATCCTACGGAGCTATATGCTCAGATAATGGGCAATGCATATGCGGAGAATGCTACTGCAATGCTGGAATAGATGGAAAGTATTGTGATTGCCAAGCTTGTCCACT AAATAGAGGCAAAGAGTGCTCAGATCATGGTACTTGTGACTGCGGAGTATGCAAATGCTTTGCCGAATACAGCGGAGATAAATGTCAATGCCCATCAAATTCTGTCTGCAATGCCCCAAACACAGGTATTGAGTGCTCGGGCAAAGGTAAATGTGATTGCGGTCGATGTGTCTGTAATCCAGGatcaatgggaaaattctgCGAAGGTGAAAGTCCCGAAGAATCATCTCTCTGTTTATTCTACGAAGAATGCGTGCTATGCCTTATAAATCGCAGACAAGGAGAAATTTGTAATAATGTCAAAGATCTCTGCTCGTCCCAAGATGGTCGAGAGTATCACAATGAATTTGTTCAGACATCCCCAGATAATGAGATTCGATGCGTTGTGacgacaaaagaaaaatcaaatccAAATGTAACATGTCGACATGAATTTGCCTACGACAATACCATTGATggtgaaacatttttacaaatctatatgaaaaattgcaaaccCGTAAATACGGCCTATTTATCCGTAATGGTAGCTCTTGCGACAATTGTTGCTGGGTTATTGGGAATAATTGCGTATAAATGCCACAATATAATGCAAGATCGCAGAGAATGGGCTAAATTTGAGGAAGAACGCCAACAAACTGAATATCATGAATTAAATcgaatttacaaaaatccaATAACTAAATTTGAAGTTCCGGATGAATATAGACAATCTATTCCTGATCCTTCTTTTGAAGTATTGGACTCACCAACGAGGACAAgcctttaa